Genomic DNA from Chelonia mydas isolate rCheMyd1 chromosome 6, rCheMyd1.pri.v2, whole genome shotgun sequence:
CACTACCAATTACTCATTCAGACCCACCTCACATCTCTGTAATACTGTGTTACCAGGTAACCTCTTTCAGTCCCCTCTCCAAATGTCACAGAAAAAGGGAAAACCAGAAAGTTTGGAACAATTAACAAATTCAGGTTCGGGTAGACCAAGGGGTGGTGGATAGAGAGTATGTTCTGAAGTAAAGGACCCCTCAAAGATTGTGTTACAAACAGTTCCACCTCCTTAACAGTGAGGACATTCCAGCTCAAGCACCTCAGATGGCGATGACTGCAGTAATATTGTTTGAGGATAGTGGGAGTCTCTCAGCCTTTTAGAACTGTAAAAGTCAAGGCCAGTGCTTAAAGCTCAAATGAAATTAGTATAGTGCTTCCtatgaaaaatgcaaattaaGAGATGGTTGATGTATTCTGAAATATCTTATAGGTGTAGCCCCAAGTAGGGCACACTACAGTAGTCTAATCTTGAGGTGATGAAGACATAAGTATAGCAGGGTCTCCATCCAAAATAGGACTGCATTTGCCTTACTAAATGCAGATGGAAAAATGTGTCCTCTGACATGGCTGCTACCTAGGCATTCAGGAGAACCCCAAAGTCTAATAAGATCTTAAATTGCAAACCTAACTTTCAAATAATGGCTAGTTAGTTAGTATTGCTTGCACAAGTCTAGCCAGTTTTCTTAGCCTAGTCACAATTAATGCTATTTCTGTCTTGTCAAGATTGAGCCTCAGTCAGCTAGCCCTTTGTCCAAGCTCCAGTAGACACTGGGTCATCCATTTCACTTTATCAGCAGAATCACCGTAAAGGGGTTATGTAATTGACTATCATTGGCATGCTGTTGCAGTAATGCATGACACCTTATTAATgtagagaaggaaaaaatgaacAGTCCCAAACAGGATGTACTTGTAGTAGTTTCTAGTAGTTATACTGTCATACCAAGTAATTCATGACCCAAACACTGGATTATATCACTACTGAATGCTTGTCTTGTTTTTGTTAAAGGTGCAGAGCATGGAGAATGATGAACTTTCGCcagaggatgggatggattggtGTGGGGTTGTATCTATTAGCAAGTGCTGCAGCTTTTTACTATGTCTTTGAAATAAATGAGACTTACAACAAACTAGCACTGGAGCACATTCAACAGCACTCTGAGGAGCCACGAGAAGGAACCACATGGACACACTCCTTAAAAGCACGACTGCTGTCCCTGCCTTTTTGGCTCTGGactattatatttttaatacCATATTTACAGATGTTTTTGTTCCTTTATTCCTGTACAAGAGCTGACCCCAAAACTGTGGGCTATTGCATCATTCCAATCTGCTTGGCTGTTGTTTGCAATCGGCACCAAACATTTGTAAAGGCCTCTAATCAGATCAGTAGATTACAATTGATTGACACTTAATTCAATCTCCGGTTTCAATAGCTGCTTCAGGAACAACACCTATGTCTGATCTAATCATAAGACTGAAGTTCTGAATGGAGGTTGGAAAGAGCCTTTCCTTTCAAACGGCTAAATACTGAACAGTAGCtgctttctattttaaaaaaaacatgctttTTTAAAGTATGGACCCATCATACTAGCCAGAATAGCAGAGCCCTGTGAGACTTGATGCCTTATGATGCAAAACTGCCACCCTCCCTATGAAGTATCCTGGGGAAGTATGCTTCTGCAATCATACATACTCCACTGTGCAAATAAAGATTACGTGCAAGCTTTCCCTTTGAATCAATGAAAATGGACACTTTTGTGGTAAATGTAAAAGATTAGAACATGCTGATAAAAGCTGCATTTAACACATTACtttgctttctcctttttttaaatactactgcATGCTACAATTCTGAAttatccttttaaaaagatgAGAATGAAGTATGGCTGAACAGCTTTTTAGTGAGGATAGTCCTTTTCTGTCTCATAGTCAGTGAGTTACAGGTTGCACAATACCATATTTTATTAGGCAGAAGTTGGGGAGTGGTCTAGGCCCAGAGGTGTGATGCCTTTAACATCTTTTCACTGATGCCAAAGAGAGGCTGGTAACTGGCAGTGGACTGGAGGTTCTACAAAactcatttttctttattttcttctccatACTTTTCTCTTAATGGTAACTGAGTTCACTACTGTTGTGTTTCATTGTTTGAGTGGAACTAGAACAGCTTTTGGTGAATCAACTGTGCATTGGGGAATTATTATAAAAATGGGAGAAGATGTGTCTATCAACTCTTTGCTGGAAAACCAGTGAGATGCAAACAAATAAAAGGCTACAAGGATATCCAGTCTTTCTCCCAATTAACAAGTGAGCTAAATAATCCCACTAATACAATGAGTACCTgatttattttccaaaaacaTGTAGAAGTATTACTGGTGGTTGTCCTATATCTTAATTTCACTCTCCATTTTCAGTGACCTTTTTGGCATAGCAAGTAATTCTGACAATTGGGTTATCATGCTATTAATTTAGAATCATGGATTCTAAGGCTAGAAGAGATtgctgtgatcatctaatctgacctcctgtatacaacaggctacagaacttcccaaaaataattctttgacgattttagaaaaacatccaatcttgatttaaaaacagtaatggagaatccatcatgatccttggtaaattgttccaatggttaattacttacTATTAAAAATGGCCACCTTATTTCCACtttgaatttgtgtagcttcatcTTTCACCCACTGGCTCGTATTATAGcgttctctgctagattgaagagcccattacattttttttccccatgcaggtacttagaaactataatcaagtcacttcttaatcttctctttggtAAGATAAATAGATTGTGCTCAAGTCATTGGTTCCTAGGATAGAGTTCCCTATCATCTAAATAGGGCCTACATTCTTTTTCTAAGATATATACATTTAGCCATGTTAAAACACTTATtattgcttgtgcccagtttgtCAAGCAATCATCATCTGCTCTGaatcagtaacctgtcctcttaattatttaccactcccccaatttgtgtcatctgcaaactttatcagtgatgcttttatgttttcttccaggtcagtgATGATGATAAATACCATAGGGCAAGAACCGATGCctacaggaccccactggaaatacacccgcttgatgatgattccccatcaAATTGAACCATCCTATTTTAGCATGCCATATAGGCGCTTACTTGGTGGCCCTTTGGTTTTAGTGGAAATCAAAGTTTCTGTCGTTGCTACACATTGTCAAGGAGTGCCCATTAACCAAATTCAGCAGCAGGCTCTGAGAGTTCCACTTGGCCACTGAGAACATTGCTTGGCTCGGCAAATTCACAAAGGCTaaataaagtttctagcccttgggGAGATAACCTTGTGAATGTTAAACCAGTGCAGTGCTGAGTCTTCCAAGAGGCAGAAGCAATAGGCCCAAGACAAGATAATTTATACCCCTTTTTGTGTCAGTTATGTGAATTCCACTATAATAATAAAAGTTAACATTCTACTGTACTGCTGGAGCAGAAACATCCACCTGTTCTAGGACTGCCTGGATCTTGGGGAGATTACAATCACTTCTCCTCTAGCTGTGCTTTCAGCGTTACTGTATTTAAACACAGCAGCTAAAACATTCTTAATCTTTCGTTTGCATATGGAGCAATTCTGTTTCTGTGGTTTTAAATGCCAGCATGGGTGCTAAGAACTGAACATACAATCTACCCTTTACAAGAAAGCAAGTGTAATAAGTTCTAATTGCAAAGTGTAATACCTAAAGAAGGAGTCTTGAAAAAGTGTTAAGTAGGAATGGAAGAATCAACTTTCTAAAGGCAGAGCTTTAATACTGTGAtacaattttcttaattttttaaaatctgtttaaacCTATATAAACTTATtttccatgtttctaaaactggAGTATCTTCCCTACTTTCTGTCGTTACATAGGGACCATGCAGATACCAGTGAGACAATAGTTCCATTCGCTGAAATAAGATGTTTCTAATACTGCCTTGAAAAATTCCTTTTGATTGTTTCCTAGTTAGCCTGACAAAGCTGGCTACTGGGATTGCTACCTGCCAGTGCTTAGAAGAAGCTCCACTGATAGGCTATTTCCCAGTGCTTCCTAGAATGTCCCTTTGTCTACACTTCTGGCAACACAAGTTAACAATGTCAAGAAGGGTACATGGCTCATGCCACCTCTGCCTTCATCTTCGAAAATTCAAACTGGTTCAATAAGTCTGAATCCTTTTCTCTTAAACTCTCTTCCTTTACTGTATAGGATGTGAACCACTGTGCCGATAGGTCTGGCTGAAAtggtgtaattttaaaaaaaagtacatctAGAACATGAATTTCAAAGTTGCCAGGTACAAAGAAGAAACTAGATCTGTGCCTCTGTGGGTAGGATCTTTTGCAGAAGAATGGCCTATGAGGGAGGAAGTTTCAAAGAGTAACAAAAAAGGTAGTCTGATTCAGTGTCAAGCAATCAAGTGGCCTTTCACAGATTAGTCAGCTCTTCTGTGTAACAGGCTGAGCCTTTCTGGATGGGGACAGCATACAGTCATGATTTCAGTAGTTGATCATGGAAGAAGGCAGAATCACTTTCTATTTATACTAGTGGATCCAGAGAGCATCTGCTGTGGAAATAGCTATGCAGAGAAATGCACGAACTGTAACATAATTGGGGATATTTATGAAAGATTTGATATTAAGAGGGCTAGTGCAGAGACAGCTCACCAATATTTTACCACTTTACTGTCTAGACCTGCTTTGCTCAGGATTAGAGAAGAGGGTGGTAGAAATGCAGGGAGTTAGTCACCACCATTTCTAGCACCAAGGGAGCTGTGTCACTGGGAGATTTCCTTAAAATTCAGAGTTGGTAAGAAATCAAAATGAATATCAAACTGTCTAAACAGCTAGTTTAATTATAGAGTCATCTTTAAAAAGTAGTTTATCTTAAAGGCTTTTAGATACTTGCTAATGAGATTCTCACATTCATGTAGAATCACAGCTTCTTTAGAAATTGCATAACtttagacttttaaaataatcttagCTTGTGTTAGGGAATTTTATCAGTTGGCTTTAAATACTAAACATTTTCTAAGAGGTGGAAAAGAAATGAATTACTGTAAGTTTTGAAGTTCATAATTATGGTACAAAAACTTCTTTTTGGTCACACTGTTCATCAGAGAACAGCTCCTATGAAGACTACAATAAGATCATGGGAATAAGACTACAGTTCTTCAACTTGCACTAGAAAATAGGAACTGCTGTAGAAGAGCACATGAGAAAGCTGTGAAGTCCAATATCTTACCTTTGGTAATGggtacagtaaaacctcagagttactaactgaccagtcaaccacacatctcactTGGacccagaagtacacaatcaggcagctgaaaagatggagggaaaaaaaagcaaataaagtactgtgttaaacaaactactaaaaaatacagggaaaacatttttcttctgcatagtaaagtttcacaGCTATATTAAGTCTcttttcagttgtaaacttttgaaagatcaaccataatgttttgttcagagttacaaacctttcagagttacaaacaacctccattcaaGATATGTTCAAAAcagtgaggttctactgtaatacctgaagtttcaaaaaaaatcttaaaaaaaaaaaaaaaaaaagctgtttgatAGGCCTTTCACTGCAAGGCTTTTTCTGTGGCTATTTCTGGCATACTTATTGTTGTAGCTGGTTCTTGGGTCTCTTGTCCAACGTTACATCCTTGTTGATCATCATCTCTGGTTTGACAACTTTGCAAATGCGGAGTTTGGTGTTCTCTTAGCCTTAAGAATGTGTATTAACTACCAACTCTAGTCTGACCTCACCACACATGCATGGTGTAAACTAATGCATGAAAAGATTAACTGTTTTAACTAACACCatgtgtttcattttaaaaagtttgcatCAGCTATGGTTCTACTTAAGCCCTAGAATGCAAGCTCAACTCTTGCAAGTGACTGAGTTATTGTGTAAACTAGCAACTTGAGCATCTTATAATTGCTACTATTTTTTAAGAATGCATTTCTTGAACTTTTGTGTCTTTTGGGACTAAATGCATTGTGAATGAATAACTTTTTTAATCAATAAAACCTTTAAAATTTTTCTGGTCTGGATTTTTGTTGGCTGGGGGAACAAATACAGTGTAATTCTCACGAGAAGTTTGAAATTCTCAACAGATCAAATTAGTGCATGAATTCTTTCCCCCCATATGATCTTGTACTTGCCTTTTAAGAAGTGGGTTAGCGCTTAGAGGACAATAGATGTATTTAACACTAACCTAAATAAGTCTATTCTCCATTCTATGGTTCAATGTTACCTGTTTTGCTGATGCTCACTTTTTAATTTTGGTCTCAAGACTGCTCTGTTCCTCAAATGTAGGCTACTCAGCACCTCCTCTTGAAAAATATTCCACTGTAATGTCATGAATCCACTCATTATGGACCAACGCTTCCCTTCTCCATTATTCATTCCGGATAAGAAGCAAGACCTATTAGGGCAGCAGGCCAGAGCAGAAGCAGTCCTAAGGGAGTAAACACTAGGGAGAGCAGCCACAGTGGAcagatgtggggcagggagttaggagaAAGAGTGGTATGACAGCTGTTCAGCCATGCAGTTTACATAGGGGTTGAGGAAAAGTGACCCAGCTGGGTaaagagaaacaggaagcctgcacAAGTGACAGAAAAGACTACATCAGAATTGCCCTGTGGTTCCAGAAAAGAGGCCCAGAGCAGTGGTGATGTAGGAGACGTAATTGGCAGAAAGGCAGGGCACTAGCAGCACAGACACTTTGCTGAGAGAACAAGCCCATAAAGACATCAGAAGCAGAGAGTCTGGGGCAAGGACAGTTTTGCTTGTGCTTATGCGGCAGTCTTCTGCTCCCTTGGCTGTGCTGAACTCAAGCAGTGGCTGTCACCTAGAGATAGAGGACTTAGTTTCAAAgcgtaaaaaatattttaaaagcatttttttaaaaaccaacatcCCCAGAAACCAGGTAATCCAACAGAATGTCCTGTACACAGTGAGTTCATCTCCACTGCACGCGCCTTACAGCAGCACATAGAGTACATACACTATACCCACCCCTAGCACAGGTAAAAGTAGCAGTTTAGACAGTAAAGAACTTcttaggcaagtaaagacacACTACCCTGTGGCCCTGTACCATCCACAGCTCTACACTCAAGCAGTGCCTGCcctatctacacagctatttttagcagtgtagtatcttgctgctggagcctttccctgcctcaTGTTCACCATATAGGCTATCTTCACAGACCTGAGTTCTTATATTACCCAGACAGCCTCATTCATAACTTTGTTTTTATGCACCAGAGGGATGGGAAGTTTGTAGCCAGCTTTAtcagttcattttcatcattggTTGCTGTGTTGTTTTCCAGACAGCACAATtaaccagcctctctctctctcactgcctcCACACACTGACTGGCAGCTAGACTCTTACTCTGGTGGCCAATTCCCTATGGTCTGGTACATGAGATACTACAGGAAACATACCCTAATCCAGTCACCCATCATTTGTGGGGAAAGCCAGGATGCAGCTGCAGGCACACAGTAGCTGGGCacggaggaaaaaaaacctccagGTACCTGGCCACAGTAAACTGGCCAATTCCACAGCCTCTTGGAAAAATGCCAAATTTTATGTTCACAGAACTGTGGCATTTATTGCAAACTAGGTGAGATTAACAGGGCAGTTCACACCTTTTAGGGCTATTAGTTCAGGCACCTTACAACTCAGGTAAGTATCCATTTGTATTCTGTTCACCTTTTCAAAGTAATCCttgcaatcatgagggctagaaacaattttttgtaaatgaaagctgagatactGGTACCCGATTCTACAGCTACAGAACATACAGGGCACTGGTCATACATTACATTGCAGAATAAGAGCGAAGCGTAGTCAACTAACTTGCCAGACGTCACATTCAGCCCTCATTAGACCAGCATCATCCACCTTCCATTAGAACACCCAAAGCAAGATGTAAGCTATTACAGTCTACATAGCTCCCGCTGTTTGAATAGTCAGTCTTGAATGCCTTGCTCTTCTAAAACTTTATTTAGAATAagtttaaatatacatatattttgatGTCTTGCCCTAGTGCTAATCATCTGCAGCATAACATGAGACCAGAGTTCATTGTTGCATTTGTTATCTCTTGTCCAGGCCTTCACTGAATAAAGTCGCTACCTTGCAACCATATCCTCCTTGTCAGATACCATGTAGTAGACACTTGGATTTACATGGAGGATATCCAATGTAACTCTTGTGTAGAATGTGAACATCTTTATGTTCTGTCACTCTAGCAGCACTTAACAACCCCTCCCTTTTTAAATCAGAAACAGACTGCCAAACAAATTTATATGCAAAAAGATAATGAATTGTTTTTCAATTGTGTGGTAGTAAAATTTCAGGTTTACAGAGTAAATACATTATGTTCTTTTGTGCATGCAATGCAAGTGTCTTTCATTATTTGCTCAGTGCAATTCAAACTGAGCAACAGGCTACAGCAGATGGCTAACACCACTATATGAAGGCAGAGTTGCAGAGGCAATGGTAAACTTTAATCTTACAGGAGTTATGTTACAACCTGACTATTGCAGTTGTGTATTTTAAGTATATTATATGGTGATACAATCAACCAGGTCAGGATCCCATTGTTAGGCCCAGCACAAACATGtacaagagacagtccctgttccaaaagCATTTATAATCTAAAGGCCTAGGTCCTGCAAGTTGCTCTGTGCAGACAGACCACTGTGCCTGCAAACCCCCCCTTTTTAATTGAGTAAGGAACTTCATGGGCAGAGCTCACTGCACAAGATTTAGCAGGTGAGTAAAAAACAAGCCagtggaggggagtgggagatCAAGAAGGGGTAACAATGACAGGTTGTTTTAGCACATACTGGCTGCATGCACTCTTCATATATGTAATAAGCCAATCAAGAGCAGTAGTCACAGTAATCACTAGCTATTATTGCATGGCACTATGTATAGATACTAACAGATTAAAGCTTTTCCATCATAACCAGAACAATACACCAGaaacaaccaaaaaagcaaaaataataaacaaagaaaaccctACTCATGCAGTGTCTCTATAACCCAAAAAGGGAAGCGAGACAGACATGAAGTCCACCAGGGATTCTGGTACTCCCAAATTGTTTTTTCTGGAAGGCACTTAAAACACTGTAATGATGGGTGGCAAGGCAAATCCCTTAGACAGATAATGAATCCACAAACTTTCGGTGTCGACTACAGTGAAGTAATGAATGGTTCACAATGAGGGACCTATAAAAGcagtttatttctttgttttattcaTATCTGATGTAATGGCTAAACCACACGAAACTACTTAACAGATCAGACACATTGTCAACCAAGTGAACCGCAAAACTGACAATGCTTACTGTACTTAATGCCCATATCCAAATAAAGACAAATTTTTACACAATACTTAGCACTTCCGGGTGTTTTATAATCCAATTCATCCTTACAACATTGTTGTGAGTTAGGTTATGTTTTTTTTAGATAGATAAGACGCTGTTGGTATTACATAACTGACACAATTCTCCTGACAATTTCTTGCATTTATTGGTTTAAGACTGTACTTTAGTATTCATTTCAAATTATGGCACATTTtgtagttatttattatttgaattatggTGGCACCCAAAGCTACATGATTCTGATTCCAAATACCTATGCGTATGTCTTTGTA
This window encodes:
- the TMEM251 gene encoding transmembrane protein 251; protein product: MMNFRQRMGWIGVGLYLLASAAAFYYVFEINETYNKLALEHIQQHSEEPREGTTWTHSLKARLLSLPFWLWTIIFLIPYLQMFLFLYSCTRADPKTVGYCIIPICLAVVCNRHQTFVKASNQISRLQLIDT